From Streptomyces zhihengii, the proteins below share one genomic window:
- a CDS encoding NAD(P)H-quinone dehydrogenase → MTRIVIIGGGPGGYEAALVAAQLGAEVTVVDCDGLGGASVLTDCVPSKTLIATAEVMTTFDSSYEELGIIVADDTPHIEQAARVVGVDLGKVNRRVKRLALAQSHDITASVTRAGARVMRGRGRLDGQQSVDGSRKVIVRAGDGTEETLTADAVLIATGGHPREIPDAQPDGERILNWTQVYDLTELPEELIVVGSGVTGAEFAGAYQALGSRVTLVSSRDRVLPGEDPDAAAVLEDVFRRRGMNVMARSRAESAKRVGDRVEVTLSDGRVISGTHCLMAVGAIPNTAGMGLEEAGVRLKDSGHIWTDKVSRTSAPGVYAAGDVTGIFALASVAAMQGRIAMYHFLGDAVAPLNLKTVSSNVFTDPEIATVGYTQADVDAGKIDARVVKLPLLRNPRAKMQGIRDGFVKIFCRPGTGIVVGGVVVSPRASELIHPISIAVDNNLTVEQIANAFTVYPSLSGSIAEVARQLHTRKTEGEG, encoded by the coding sequence GTGACCCGGATCGTGATCATCGGCGGCGGACCCGGCGGATACGAGGCGGCCCTGGTGGCCGCCCAGCTCGGCGCGGAGGTGACCGTCGTCGACTGCGACGGTCTGGGCGGGGCATCGGTGCTGACCGACTGCGTGCCGTCGAAGACCCTGATCGCCACGGCCGAGGTCATGACGACCTTCGACTCCTCCTACGAGGAACTCGGCATCATCGTGGCCGACGACACCCCGCACATCGAGCAGGCGGCCCGGGTCGTCGGCGTCGATCTCGGGAAGGTCAACCGCCGTGTGAAGCGCCTGGCGCTCGCCCAGTCGCACGACATCACCGCCTCCGTCACCCGGGCGGGCGCGCGGGTGATGCGCGGCCGCGGCCGGCTGGACGGGCAGCAGTCCGTGGACGGCTCCCGCAAGGTGATCGTGCGGGCCGGCGACGGCACCGAGGAGACGCTCACCGCGGACGCCGTGCTGATCGCGACCGGCGGCCACCCCCGCGAGATCCCGGACGCCCAGCCCGACGGCGAGCGCATCCTGAACTGGACGCAGGTCTACGACCTGACCGAGCTCCCGGAGGAGCTCATCGTGGTCGGCTCCGGTGTCACGGGCGCCGAGTTCGCGGGCGCCTACCAGGCCCTCGGCTCGCGGGTCACCCTGGTCTCCTCCCGCGACCGGGTCCTGCCGGGCGAGGACCCGGACGCGGCGGCGGTGCTGGAGGACGTGTTCCGCCGGCGCGGGATGAACGTGATGGCGCGCTCGCGCGCGGAGTCCGCCAAGCGCGTGGGCGACCGGGTCGAGGTCACCCTCTCCGACGGCCGGGTCATCTCCGGCACCCACTGCCTGATGGCGGTCGGCGCCATCCCGAACACCGCGGGCATGGGCCTGGAGGAGGCGGGGGTCCGGCTGAAGGACTCGGGCCACATCTGGACGGACAAGGTGTCGCGCACCTCGGCGCCGGGCGTCTACGCGGCCGGCGACGTCACCGGGATCTTCGCGCTGGCGTCGGTCGCGGCGATGCAGGGCCGCATCGCGATGTACCACTTCCTCGGCGACGCGGTCGCGCCGCTGAACCTCAAGACGGTGTCGTCCAACGTCTTCACCGACCCGGAGATCGCCACCGTCGGCTACACCCAGGCGGACGTGGACGCGGGCAAGATCGACGCCCGGGTCGTCAAGCTGCCGCTGCTGCGCAACCCGCGCGCCAAGATGCAGGGCATCCGGGACGGCTTCGTCAAGATCTTCTGCCGGCCGGGCACCGGGATCGTCGTCGGCGGCGTGGTCGTCTCGCCGCGCGCCTCGGAACTGATCCACCCCATCTCGATCGCGGTCGACAACAACCTGACGGTGGAACAGATCGCGAACGCGTTCACCGTGTACCCGTCTCTGTCGGGTTCGATCGCCGAAGTGGCACGTCAGCTCCACACCCGGAAGACCGAGGGCGAGGGCTGA
- a CDS encoding acetyl/propionyl/methylcrotonyl-CoA carboxylase subunit alpha, translating into MRKVLIANRGEIAVRVARACRDAGIASVAVYADPDRDALHVRAADEAFALGGDTPAASYLDMAKVLQAAADSGADAVHPGYGFLSENAEFAQAVLDAGLTWIGPPPQAIRDLGDKVAARHIAQRAGAPLVAGTPDPVSGADEVVAFAQEHGLPIAIKAAFGGGGRGLKVARTLEEVPELYDSAVREAVAAFGRGECFVERYLDKPRHVETQCLADRHGNVVVVSTRDCSLQRRHQKLVEEAPAPFLTAEQNAELYRASKAILKEAGYVGAGTVEFLVAADGTISFLEVNTRLQVEHPVTEEVTGLDLVREMFRIADGEELGYDDPAVRGHSFEFRINGEDPGRNFLPAPGTVTTFRPPTGPGVRLDAGVESGSVIGPAWDSLLAKLIVTGATREQALQRAARALAEFEVEGMATAIPFHRAVVADPDFTADPFRVHTRWIETEFVNEIKPFTVPGEADEDESGRETIVVEVGGKRLEVSLPSSLGMTLARTGLAAGAKPKRRAAKKSSSAASGDTLASPMQGTIVKVAVEEGQEVKEGDLIVVLEAMKMEQPLNAHRSGTVKGLAAEVGASLTSGATICEIKD; encoded by the coding sequence GTGCGCAAGGTGCTCATCGCCAACCGTGGCGAAATCGCTGTCCGCGTCGCCCGTGCCTGCCGTGACGCCGGGATCGCCAGCGTAGCCGTCTACGCCGACCCGGACCGGGACGCTCTGCACGTCCGGGCGGCCGACGAAGCGTTCGCCCTGGGCGGTGACACCCCGGCCGCCAGCTATCTGGACATGGCCAAGGTGCTGCAGGCCGCAGCCGATTCGGGAGCGGACGCCGTCCACCCCGGCTACGGCTTCCTGTCCGAGAACGCCGAGTTCGCCCAGGCCGTCCTCGACGCCGGGCTGACCTGGATCGGACCGCCCCCGCAGGCCATCCGCGACCTGGGCGACAAGGTGGCGGCCCGCCACATCGCCCAGCGCGCCGGCGCCCCGCTGGTCGCGGGCACTCCCGACCCGGTGTCGGGCGCCGACGAGGTCGTCGCCTTCGCCCAGGAGCACGGCCTGCCCATCGCGATCAAGGCCGCCTTCGGCGGCGGCGGCCGCGGTCTGAAGGTCGCCCGCACCCTGGAAGAGGTGCCGGAGCTGTACGACTCGGCCGTCCGCGAGGCGGTCGCCGCCTTCGGCCGGGGCGAGTGCTTCGTGGAGCGCTACCTCGACAAGCCGCGCCACGTCGAGACCCAGTGCCTCGCCGACCGGCACGGCAACGTGGTCGTCGTCTCCACCCGTGACTGCTCCCTCCAGCGCCGCCACCAGAAGCTGGTCGAGGAGGCCCCGGCCCCGTTCCTGACGGCCGAGCAGAACGCCGAGCTCTACCGCGCCTCCAAGGCGATCCTGAAGGAGGCCGGCTACGTCGGCGCCGGCACGGTCGAGTTCCTGGTCGCCGCGGACGGCACGATCTCCTTCCTGGAGGTCAACACCCGCCTCCAGGTGGAGCACCCGGTCACCGAGGAGGTCACCGGCCTCGACCTGGTGCGCGAGATGTTCCGCATCGCCGACGGCGAGGAGCTGGGGTACGACGACCCCGCCGTGCGCGGCCACTCCTTCGAGTTCCGTATCAACGGCGAGGACCCGGGCCGCAATTTCCTGCCCGCGCCCGGCACCGTCACCACCTTCCGTCCGCCGACCGGCCCGGGTGTCCGCCTGGACGCGGGCGTCGAGTCCGGCTCGGTCATCGGCCCGGCGTGGGACTCGCTGCTCGCCAAGCTGATCGTCACCGGCGCCACCCGCGAGCAGGCGCTCCAGCGCGCCGCCCGCGCGCTCGCCGAGTTCGAGGTCGAGGGCATGGCCACGGCCATCCCGTTCCACCGCGCGGTCGTGGCGGACCCGGACTTCACCGCCGACCCGTTCCGGGTGCACACCCGCTGGATCGAGACCGAGTTCGTCAACGAGATCAAGCCCTTCACCGTCCCCGGTGAGGCGGACGAGGACGAGTCCGGCCGCGAGACCATCGTGGTCGAGGTCGGCGGCAAGCGCCTGGAGGTCTCCCTCCCCTCGTCGCTCGGCATGACGCTCGCCCGCACCGGCCTCGCCGCCGGCGCGAAGCCCAAGCGCCGGGCCGCGAAGAAGTCCTCCTCCGCCGCCTCCGGCGACACCCTCGCCTCCCCGATGCAGGGCACCATCGTGAAGGTGGCCGTCGAGGAGGGCCAGGAGGTCAAGGAGGGCGACCTGATCGTCGTCCTGGAGGCCATGAAGATGGAGCAGCCGCTGAACGCGCACCGCTCCGGCACCGTCAAGGGCCTCGCCGCCGAGGTCGGCGCGTCCCTGACGTCGGGCGCGACGATCTGCGAGATCAAGGACTGA
- a CDS encoding nucleoside triphosphate pyrophosphatase yields MTLTPRRRLVLASASPARLNLLKQAGLDPHVIVSGVDEDALSAPTPAELALVLAEAKAAAVAAREEAAGSLLIGCDSVLELDGQALGKPADAEEATARWKAMRGRAGVLQTGHCVIDTATGRRASATASTTVRFGEPSDAEVSAYVASGEPLHVAGAFTLDGLSAPFVDGIDGDPGNVIGLSLPLLRRLLAELGIEITDLWV; encoded by the coding sequence ATGACCCTCACGCCCCGCCGCCGGCTCGTGCTCGCCTCCGCCTCGCCCGCGCGGCTGAACCTGCTCAAGCAGGCCGGACTCGACCCGCACGTCATCGTCAGCGGAGTCGACGAGGACGCGCTGTCCGCGCCCACCCCCGCCGAACTGGCGCTCGTGCTCGCCGAGGCGAAGGCCGCGGCCGTCGCCGCCCGCGAGGAGGCCGCCGGGTCGCTGCTCATCGGCTGCGACTCCGTCCTCGAACTCGACGGCCAGGCCCTCGGCAAGCCCGCCGACGCCGAGGAGGCCACGGCGCGCTGGAAGGCGATGCGCGGCAGGGCGGGCGTCCTGCAGACGGGCCACTGCGTGATCGACACCGCGACCGGCCGCCGCGCCTCGGCCACCGCCTCCACCACCGTCCGCTTCGGCGAGCCGTCGGACGCCGAGGTTTCGGCCTACGTGGCCAGCGGCGAACCGCTGCACGTGGCGGGCGCGTTCACCCTCGACGGGCTCTCCGCTCCGTTCGTCGACGGCATCGACGGCGACCCCGGCAACGTCATCGGCCTGTCGCTGCCGCTGCTGCGCAGGCTCCTCGCCGAACTGGGGATCGAGATCACCGACCTCTGGGTCTGA
- a CDS encoding purine-nucleoside phosphorylase yields the protein MNASVNPDSLGPLADPHAAADQAAARLRELTGTGTHDVALVMGSGWAPAVDALGAPEAEFPVTDLPGFPPPAVEGHGGTVRSYRIGDKHALVFLGRTHFYEGRGVAAVAHGVRTAVAAGCKTVVLTNGCGGLREGMRPGQPVLISDHINLTAASPIIGANFVDLTDLYSPRLRALCKEVDETLEEGVYVQFPGPHYETPAEIGMVRVMGGDLVGMSTVLEAIAAREAGAEVLGISLVTNLAAGLSGEPLNHEEVLQAGRDSAARMGTLLARVLERL from the coding sequence GTGAACGCATCTGTGAATCCGGACTCCCTCGGCCCTCTCGCCGACCCCCATGCCGCGGCCGACCAGGCCGCCGCGCGCCTGCGCGAGCTGACCGGCACCGGGACTCATGACGTCGCGCTGGTGATGGGCTCCGGCTGGGCCCCCGCGGTGGACGCGCTCGGCGCCCCCGAGGCGGAGTTCCCCGTCACCGATCTGCCCGGGTTCCCGCCCCCGGCCGTCGAGGGCCACGGCGGCACGGTCCGCTCCTACCGCATCGGCGACAAGCACGCGCTCGTCTTCCTCGGCCGTACGCACTTCTACGAGGGCCGCGGCGTGGCCGCCGTCGCCCACGGCGTGCGCACCGCCGTCGCCGCCGGCTGCAAGACCGTCGTGCTCACCAACGGCTGCGGCGGCCTCCGCGAGGGCATGCGCCCCGGCCAGCCGGTGCTCATCAGCGACCACATCAACCTGACGGCCGCCTCGCCGATCATCGGCGCCAACTTCGTCGACCTGACCGACCTGTACTCGCCGCGGCTGCGGGCCCTGTGCAAGGAGGTGGACGAGACGCTGGAGGAAGGCGTGTACGTCCAGTTCCCCGGCCCGCACTACGAGACCCCGGCCGAGATCGGCATGGTCCGCGTCATGGGCGGCGACCTGGTGGGCATGTCCACCGTGCTGGAGGCCATCGCCGCCCGCGAGGCGGGCGCCGAGGTGCTCGGCATCTCCCTCGTCACCAACCTCGCCGCCGGCCTGTCGGGCGAGCCGCTGAACCACGAGGAGGTCCTCCAGGCCGGCCGCGACTCGGCCGCCCGGATGGGGACGCTGCTGGCCCGGGTGCTGGAACGCCTCTGA
- a CDS encoding TetR/AcrR family transcriptional regulator, producing MTETRPKRADARRNYERLLTEARAVFAARGTDASLEEIARRSGVGIGTLYRHFPSRHAMMSAVFQEALAELLERSRELAEAEQPCAALVGWLRAVVAHAGEYRGLATALMSGTADDSSAMASCSIPLREAGEGLLRRAQESGAVRSDVSIGDLMQLTNAIALATEQTPGDRELPDRLLALTLRGLRADGPPAA from the coding sequence GTGACGGAGACCAGGCCGAAGCGCGCCGACGCGCGGCGCAACTACGAGCGACTGCTCACCGAGGCGCGTGCCGTGTTCGCGGCACGCGGCACCGACGCGTCGCTGGAGGAGATCGCGCGCCGCTCGGGGGTGGGCATCGGCACCCTGTACCGCCACTTCCCGAGCCGCCACGCGATGATGAGCGCCGTGTTCCAGGAGGCGCTCGCCGAACTGCTGGAGCGCTCGCGCGAACTCGCGGAGGCCGAGCAGCCCTGCGCCGCGCTGGTCGGCTGGCTGCGGGCGGTCGTCGCCCACGCCGGCGAGTACCGGGGGCTGGCCACGGCCCTCATGTCCGGTACGGCCGACGACAGTTCCGCGATGGCGTCCTGCAGCATCCCGCTCCGCGAGGCCGGCGAGGGCCTGCTCCGGCGCGCGCAGGAGAGCGGCGCCGTGCGGTCCGACGTGTCCATCGGCGACCTGATGCAGCTCACCAACGCCATCGCCCTGGCCACCGAACAGACCCCCGGCGACAGGGAGTTGCCGGACCGGCTGCTCGCGCTCACCCTGCGGGGGCTGCGGGCGGACGGTCCGCCCGCGGCCTGA
- a CDS encoding acyl-CoA carboxylase subunit beta, with product MSEPEAIDIHTTAGKIADLQRRIDEATHAGSARAVEKQHAKGKLTARERIALLLDEDSFVELDEFARHRSISFGLEKTRPYGDGVVTGYGTVDGRPVAVFSQDFTVFGGALGEVYGQKIIKVMDFALKTGCPVVGINDSGGARIQEGVSALGMYGEIFRRNTHASGVIPQISLVVGPCAGGAVYSPAITDFTVMVDQTSHMFITGPDVIKTVTGEDVGFEELGGARTHNTTSGVAHHMSGDEKDAIEYVKSLLSYLPSNNLSEPPSFPETADVAVSDEDRELDTLIPDSANQPYDIRTVVEHVLDEGEFLETQALFAPNIVTGFGRVEGFPVGIVANQPMQFAGCLDIDASEKAARFVRTCDAFNVPVLTFVDVPGFLPGVDQEYGGIIRRGAKLIYAYAEATVPLITVITRKAFGGAYDVMGSKHLGADLNLAWPTAQIAVMGAQGAVNILHRRTIAAAEGAEEQEATRARLIQEYEDALLNPYTAAERGYIDGVIMPSETRAQIVKGLRQLRTKRESLPPKKHGNIPL from the coding sequence ATGTCCGAGCCGGAAGCCATCGACATCCACACCACCGCGGGCAAGATCGCGGATCTTCAGCGCCGTATCGACGAGGCGACGCACGCCGGCTCCGCGCGCGCGGTGGAAAAGCAGCACGCCAAAGGCAAGTTGACCGCCCGGGAGCGGATCGCCCTGCTGCTCGACGAGGACTCGTTCGTGGAGCTCGACGAGTTCGCCCGGCACCGCTCCATCAGTTTCGGCCTGGAGAAGACCCGCCCCTACGGGGACGGCGTGGTCACCGGCTACGGCACCGTCGACGGCCGGCCGGTGGCGGTGTTCTCGCAGGACTTCACCGTCTTCGGCGGGGCGCTCGGCGAGGTGTACGGCCAGAAGATCATCAAGGTCATGGACTTCGCGCTGAAGACCGGCTGCCCGGTCGTCGGCATCAACGACTCCGGCGGCGCCCGCATCCAGGAGGGTGTGAGCGCGCTCGGCATGTACGGCGAGATCTTCCGCCGCAACACCCACGCCTCGGGTGTGATCCCGCAGATCTCGCTGGTCGTCGGCCCCTGCGCGGGCGGTGCGGTCTACTCGCCCGCGATCACCGACTTCACGGTGATGGTGGACCAGACCTCGCACATGTTCATCACCGGCCCGGACGTCATCAAGACCGTCACCGGCGAGGACGTCGGCTTCGAGGAGCTCGGCGGCGCCCGCACCCACAACACCACCTCGGGTGTGGCGCACCACATGTCGGGCGACGAGAAGGACGCGATCGAGTACGTCAAGTCGCTGCTGTCGTACCTGCCGTCGAACAACCTCTCCGAGCCCCCGTCCTTCCCCGAGACCGCCGATGTGGCCGTCAGCGACGAGGACCGGGAGCTGGACACCCTCATCCCGGACTCGGCGAACCAGCCGTACGACATCCGCACGGTCGTCGAGCACGTCCTGGACGAGGGCGAGTTCCTGGAGACCCAGGCGCTGTTCGCGCCGAACATCGTCACCGGCTTCGGCCGTGTCGAGGGCTTCCCGGTCGGCATCGTGGCCAACCAGCCGATGCAGTTCGCCGGCTGCCTGGACATCGACGCCTCCGAGAAGGCCGCCCGCTTCGTGCGCACCTGCGACGCGTTCAACGTGCCGGTGCTGACCTTCGTCGACGTCCCCGGCTTCCTGCCGGGCGTGGACCAGGAGTACGGCGGCATCATCCGGCGCGGCGCGAAGCTGATCTACGCGTACGCCGAGGCGACCGTCCCGCTGATCACGGTGATCACCCGCAAGGCGTTCGGCGGCGCGTACGACGTCATGGGCTCCAAGCACCTGGGCGCCGACCTCAACCTGGCCTGGCCGACGGCGCAGATCGCGGTCATGGGCGCGCAGGGCGCGGTGAACATCCTGCACCGCCGCACCATCGCCGCCGCCGAGGGCGCCGAGGAGCAGGAGGCCACCCGGGCGCGGCTCATCCAGGAGTACGAGGACGCGCTGCTCAACCCGTACACGGCCGCCGAGCGCGGGTACATCGACGGGGTGATCATGCCCTCCGAGACGCGCGCCCAGATCGTGAAGGGTCTGCGGCAGCTCCGCACCAAGCGGGAGAGCCTGCCGCCCAAGAAGCACGGCAACATCCCCCTCTAG
- the mmpB gene encoding morphogenic membrane protein MmpB: MLWSDPENEPPKELRDMQAMLRRAGLLLALAMLVAMLSAGLR; the protein is encoded by the coding sequence ATGCTGTGGTCCGATCCCGAGAACGAACCCCCGAAGGAACTGCGGGACATGCAGGCGATGCTGCGCCGCGCCGGTCTGCTGCTGGCGCTGGCCATGCTCGTGGCGATGCTCTCCGCCGGCCTGCGCTGA
- a CDS encoding SGNH/GDSL hydrolase family protein — MSSLSPMPMRSVSRAWTAAWAASPQAPSTGFTPNWSQEGFSAQTVRQVVRLTAGGGRLRVRLSHAYGTSPLPLTGATVARPAGGAAVEPGSVRALTFGGRPGASVPARGELLSDPVDFATEALDAVTVSLHFAGTTGPATFHAQAWTDSWRAAGDRLTAPGGESFGERTASWYHLSAVETDAGRDDGVVLFGDSITDGFGSTHGADRRWSDALAELTGRPVLNAGIGGNLLLNDSAWYGERGTARFARDVLAAPGVSTVVVLEGLNDIGFAEAPQEPTYRPAPRVTAGELVAGYRRLIAAGHERGLRVVGATLLPLGGSDHWGPHSSRAARETNDWIRSSGEFDAVVDLDRALADPVDPRRLHPAYDSGDLLHPDDKGYRVMAEEVAAVL, encoded by the coding sequence ATGTCGTCCCTGTCCCCGATGCCCATGCGATCCGTCTCCCGTGCCTGGACCGCGGCCTGGGCCGCCTCTCCCCAGGCGCCCAGCACCGGCTTCACCCCCAACTGGTCCCAGGAGGGCTTCTCCGCGCAGACCGTGCGCCAGGTCGTCCGCCTCACCGCCGGCGGCGGCCGGCTGCGCGTCCGCCTCTCCCACGCGTACGGCACCTCGCCCCTGCCGCTCACCGGCGCCACCGTCGCGCGCCCGGCGGGCGGGGCGGCCGTCGAGCCCGGCTCGGTCCGGGCGCTCACCTTCGGCGGCCGGCCCGGCGCTTCGGTCCCCGCGCGCGGCGAACTGCTCAGCGACCCGGTGGACTTCGCGACCGAGGCGCTCGACGCCGTGACCGTCTCCCTGCACTTCGCCGGGACCACCGGCCCCGCCACCTTCCACGCCCAGGCGTGGACCGACTCCTGGCGCGCCGCCGGCGACCGGCTCACCGCGCCCGGCGGCGAGTCCTTCGGGGAGCGGACCGCGTCCTGGTACCACCTGAGCGCGGTGGAGACCGACGCCGGCCGCGACGACGGCGTGGTCCTGTTCGGCGACTCGATCACCGACGGCTTCGGCTCCACCCACGGCGCCGACCGGCGCTGGTCCGACGCGCTCGCCGAACTGACCGGACGGCCCGTGCTCAACGCGGGGATCGGCGGCAACCTGCTGCTCAACGACTCGGCCTGGTACGGCGAGCGCGGCACCGCCCGCTTCGCCCGCGACGTGCTCGCCGCGCCGGGCGTCTCCACCGTCGTCGTCCTCGAAGGCCTCAACGACATCGGCTTCGCCGAGGCCCCGCAGGAGCCCACCTACCGCCCGGCGCCCCGCGTCACGGCCGGGGAACTCGTCGCGGGGTACCGGCGGCTCATCGCCGCGGGGCACGAGCGCGGGCTGCGGGTCGTGGGCGCCACGCTGCTGCCGCTCGGCGGCTCCGACCACTGGGGGCCGCACTCCTCCCGGGCCGCCCGCGAGACCAACGACTGGATCCGCTCCTCGGGCGAGTTCGACGCCGTCGTCGACCTCGACCGGGCGCTCGCCGACCCCGTGGACCCGCGGCGCCTCCACCCCGCCTACGACAGCGGCGACCTGCTCCACCCCGACGACAAGGGCTACCGGGTCATGGCCGAGGAGGTCGCCGCGGTCCTGTGA
- a CDS encoding acyl-CoA carboxylase subunit epsilon, protein MIKVVRGNPTPEELAAAVAVVQARAAASAAAAAGTSDAVPEGWSDPSRIARTRRPMPGPRSWVRSYWPS, encoded by the coding sequence ATGATCAAGGTCGTACGGGGCAACCCGACCCCCGAGGAGCTGGCCGCCGCCGTCGCGGTGGTGCAGGCGCGGGCCGCTGCGAGCGCGGCGGCCGCGGCCGGGACGAGCGACGCCGTGCCGGAGGGCTGGTCCGATCCCTCCCGCATCGCCCGCACCCGCAGGCCGATGCCCGGCCCGCGGTCCTGGGTGCGCAGCTACTGGCCGTCGTAG
- a CDS encoding DeoR/GlpR family DNA-binding transcription regulator, translating to MVRANGAVSLRELARVVQTSEVTVRRDVRALEAEGLLDRRHGGAVLPGGFTRESGFPQKSLSATAEKTAIADVAAGLVEEGEAIVVGAGTTTQELARRLARVPGLTVVTNSLLVAQALAHANRVEVVMTGGTLRGSNYALVGSGAEQSLQGLRVSRAFLSGSGLTAERGLSTSNMLSASVDRALVQAAAEVVVLADHTKLGTDTMFQTVPTDVITRLVTDEPPVHDDRAATELQALADQGVQIAVAGAEAPAGPARHDVPLPGQRRTRTGLRSAAGGLSPDAHPERPAARVADLRRR from the coding sequence ATGGTGCGCGCCAACGGAGCCGTGTCGCTCCGGGAGCTCGCCCGCGTCGTCCAGACCTCCGAAGTGACCGTACGGCGGGACGTGCGGGCACTGGAGGCAGAAGGACTCCTCGACCGCCGCCACGGCGGTGCGGTCCTGCCGGGCGGATTCACCCGTGAATCCGGCTTCCCGCAGAAGTCCCTGTCCGCCACGGCCGAGAAGACGGCCATCGCCGACGTCGCCGCCGGCCTCGTCGAAGAGGGCGAGGCCATCGTCGTCGGCGCCGGGACGACCACGCAGGAGCTGGCCCGCCGGCTCGCCCGCGTCCCCGGTCTGACCGTCGTCACCAACTCCCTGCTGGTCGCCCAGGCGCTGGCGCACGCCAACCGGGTCGAGGTCGTGATGACCGGTGGCACGCTGCGCGGCTCCAACTACGCCCTGGTCGGCAGCGGTGCCGAGCAGTCCCTCCAGGGGCTGCGGGTGTCCCGCGCCTTCCTCTCCGGGAGCGGCCTCACGGCCGAGCGGGGCCTGTCCACCTCCAACATGCTCTCGGCGAGCGTGGACCGGGCGCTGGTGCAGGCCGCGGCGGAGGTCGTGGTCCTCGCGGACCACACCAAGCTCGGCACCGACACCATGTTCCAGACCGTGCCGACGGACGTGATCACCCGCCTGGTGACCGACGAGCCGCCGGTGCACGACGACCGGGCCGCGACGGAGCTCCAGGCGCTCGCGGACCAGGGCGTGCAGATCGCGGTCGCCGGGGCGGAGGCGCCCGCCGGGCCCGCCCGCCACGACGTCCCGCTCCCCGGCCAGCGCCGTACGCGTACGGGGCTGCGCAGCGCCGCCGGCGGGCTGTCGCCGGACGCCCACCCCGAGCGTCCGGCGGCCCGTGTCGCCGACCTCCGGCGCCGCTGA
- a CDS encoding gamma-glutamylcyclotransferase — protein sequence MSLYAAYAGNLDARLMTRRAPHSPLRSTGWLNGWRLTFGGEQMGWEGALATIVEAPRSQVFVALYDIAPMDEDSMDRWEGVGLDIYRRMRVRVHTLDGEEPAWVYVLNAYEGGLPSARYLGELADAAESAGAPHDYVMELRKRPC from the coding sequence ATGTCGCTCTACGCCGCGTACGCCGGCAACCTCGACGCGCGGCTGATGACCCGCCGCGCACCGCACTCCCCGCTGCGCAGCACGGGCTGGCTGAACGGCTGGCGCCTGACCTTCGGCGGGGAGCAGATGGGCTGGGAGGGCGCCCTGGCCACCATCGTCGAGGCGCCGCGTTCCCAGGTCTTCGTCGCGCTGTACGACATCGCGCCGATGGACGAGGACTCCATGGACCGCTGGGAGGGCGTGGGGCTCGACATCTACCGCCGGATGCGGGTGCGGGTGCACACGCTCGACGGCGAGGAGCCGGCCTGGGTGTACGTGCTCAACGCCTACGAGGGCGGCCTGCCCTCCGCCCGCTACCTGGGCGAGCTCGCGGACGCGGCGGAGTCGGCCGGCGCACCCCACGACTACGTGATGGAGCTGCGCAAGCGCCCCTGCTGA
- a CDS encoding TetR/AcrR family transcriptional regulator gives MELESRLNAVPGTVRPGGRTAKVRAAVLEATRNALVDDGFHALNLDRIAAAADVGKTTVYRRWGSATGLVADLLRDMAEQSLPAADTGSLEGDLRANARLVLDTLTDPRMGPVFAAVIAAAACDEECAEALRGFYATRLETWAAVAERGLARGEIPAGTDPVEVLRAVSAPLYYRFAVSREPLSPPDADRAAAAALAAARAGALRSQAPDAAG, from the coding sequence ATGGAACTGGAGTCCCGTTTGAACGCCGTACCCGGTACCGTCCGCCCCGGCGGCCGCACCGCCAAGGTCCGCGCCGCCGTCCTGGAGGCCACCCGGAACGCCCTGGTGGACGACGGCTTCCACGCCCTGAACCTCGACCGGATCGCCGCCGCCGCCGACGTCGGCAAGACCACCGTCTACCGGCGCTGGGGCTCGGCCACCGGGCTCGTCGCCGACCTGCTCCGGGACATGGCCGAGCAGTCGCTGCCCGCCGCCGACACCGGATCGCTCGAAGGCGACCTGCGCGCCAACGCCCGCCTCGTCCTCGACACGCTCACCGACCCGCGCATGGGCCCGGTGTTCGCCGCGGTGATCGCGGCGGCGGCCTGCGACGAGGAGTGCGCCGAAGCCCTGCGCGGCTTCTACGCGACCCGCCTGGAGACCTGGGCCGCGGTGGCCGAACGCGGCTTGGCCCGCGGCGAGATCCCCGCCGGGACCGACCCGGTGGAGGTCCTGCGCGCCGTCTCCGCGCCGCTCTACTACCGGTTCGCCGTCAGCCGCGAACCGCTCTCGCCCCCCGACGCCGACCGCGCCGCGGCAGCGGCCCTCGCGGCCGCCCGGGCCGGCGCCCTGCGGTCGCAGGCACCGGACGCCGCGGGCTGA